The following nucleotide sequence is from Anaerococcus sp. Marseille-Q7828.
TAGTCCAAGAACTATGTTGGTAATGAAATCCTTGGTCTGAGTGTATAGTTAAATATTTAATGTCTTTATTTTCTTCTAGTGCTTTTTCTAGCATTGTATTGGTTAAGTTTATTGTTGGGTGGTTACTTAGTGTATAGCTAATTATTTCACTGTTGTATAGGTCTAATATTGGTGATAGGTACAGTTTCTTTTCTTGACCTTTAATTTTAAATTCTGTTACATCTGTTAACCATAACTCATTTGGTTTACTTGCTGTAAATTGTCTTTTTACAACATTATCTGCTACTTTGCCTATTTGTCCCTTGTATGATGAGTATTTTCTTGATCTAGTTTTGAATTTAGTACATAGCAAGGATTCCTCTCTCATTATTCTTAGAACTCTTTTATGGTTAATTTTAAATCCCTTATTTTTTAATGTTAATGTTACTCTTCTGTAGCCATATCTACCTTTTGACGCTTCTACTATGGTTTTAATTTCATCTTTAACTTTTTTGTCTTTATCTACTGGATTAAGTAACTTTATCTTCCACTCATAGTATGATGATTTTGGTAATTTAGCTATGCTTAGCCATTCACCTATTTTACTTTGTGGATATTCTTTTTGTAGATTGAGGATTATCTTTGTCTTTTCCTTGCTTCTGCTTCCTCTTCTAGTAGCAAGGCTTGTAGCTTTTTTTCGTAGATTATCTTCATTTTGAGAAGTCTATTTTCTTCTCTTAGTCTTATTAATTCTTCTCTTTCACTTTCGTTTATTGGAGTATTATTCTTTTGTTTCTTATTTGATTTGGTCATATCTTTTTTAGGCCTTCCTCTGTTGTCTTCTAGCCCAGATAGACCACGTTCTTCGTAAGCTTTCTCCCACCTATATACCATAGATCCATTAACAAGATTAAAATGCTGTGCAGTCTCTCTGAGCGAAGTATTGTTGATTTGCCTATATTGTATTACAGACAGCTTAAATTCACTAGAGAATTTATTGTTTTTTAACTTTTTAGATAAGTTGTCAAAGCCGCCAGATTTATATTTGTTTATCCATTCTCTTAAGGTATCTTTGGGAACATTATATTTTTCAGCTACTTTCTCTTGCCCACCTGATTTACCTGATAAGTATTCCATTACTAATTTTATTTTAAATTCATTTGTGTATTTTGGCATACAAAAAACCCCTCCATCCGTATTCCGGATTTTGGGGTTCAGGTCAATGCTTGGACGATTTATAATAACATTTATAACCATACCAACTAGCAAGATCAAACCCATGGCAATACTAATTATCACATCGGCTCTTATAATTTCAGAAACTTGCTTATCCAAGGATTTGCCGTGGACTTTCAAAATATCAACCAAACCACTATATAAGTGTTTCCTAAAAGAACCCATAGAAAGTGTAATAGCAGCAAGAGCAGCAAGCATATTGGTTAAGGTCCAAGCAGTAGCATATTGACTATATTCTGAATTACTATTAACACCAGGTGCCGAAAGACTAATACTTGATGAAACAAAGGCTGTAATAAGTATTCCTATTATGGCAAAGATAACAAATGATGACTTAGACAGATTTTCCCTTATATGTAGTTTAACGAGGGTCATAATTTACCTCCCTTCCAAAATCTATAAAAATATCAGCCAAGGACTTTTCTTTAAAATCATCTCTAGTAAAATATTTAAAACTATCAGGACCCATAATTATAACTCCCCTATCACATATACGTTCCACATCCCAAAGTAGGTGGGAGTTTAGAACTATTGCCTTATCAGAAGACTTGAGCGATTTTATCAAATCTTGCATAGCCATTTGCCCAAAAAAATCTAAACCACTTGATGGTTCATCAAGGAGAATGATATCAGGATTGCCAATAAGGCTTTGAGCTACAGCAAGTCGTTGGATCATGCCCTTGGAATACTTAGAAAGCTTAGTTTTATTAGCAGAATCAAGGCCTACTTTTCTCATCAAATCTTCTAAATCATCACTAGCTCCATGAGCATTTTTAATAAGCTCCAAAAGCTCCATAGCAGTCAAAATTTCTGGAAAACTAGGAGTTTCTGGAGAATATCCAATTTTAAATTCATTGTAGTCAATATTTCCAGAATAATCCCTATCAAGACCCAAAATCATACGGATAAGACTAGTCTTGCCAATCCCATTAGGTCCAATCAGCGCAAAAATCTCTCCTTTGTTAATATCTAAATTAAAACCATTATAAATAATATGATCATCAAAATTCTTATGTAAATCACTTACTTTTAGCATATTGCTTACCTCCTAATGATAGAATAAATCATTATGCTAAGAATAAACTTAAAGAACCTTAAATTGAGCTTAAATATAAAAAGCCTCTTAAAAGTTCTACTAATAATGCTTTTAAGAGGCTGTAATTATGATTATTATTTTTTATCTCCCACAAGAAACGAAAAAGCAAAGTCATATCCTGCTCTCATTGCCACATTCATTGACTTCACATGGGAAAATTGAGTGGAGTATATTACTGTTATTTCTGGGTTTTCTTCTCTTGCTATGTTTACAAGATTATTTACTAAATGTGAAGTCACATTTTTATATCTAGGAGGCTTGTCAAATTTTTCTACTCCTATTTCCCACAAGTATTTTGAGTTCTGGTTAGCTCCTGCTATTGCTATGAGTTCTTCATTATCATAATATGCTAGGGCAAGTCTATCTTTCCATATTCCATTATCAAAGCTAAAGGCGTGCTTAGTTACGCCCTTAAATTTCGAAAAGTCTTCTTCTTTTATCCTAGTAAATTCATATGGGCTGTCTATTTTCTTAAAAGTCCTACTAGGTCCCATAAGAGGACCCATGTTTTTTAGGGTCATATTGTGGTTATTAAGGATATTTTGTAATTTTATAAGATTCGGCGTTTCCATAAACCATTCTGCAGGATAATCACTATACTCTTTTTCTAGTTCTTCTAATAAATTTTTATCAGAGGAGCGAACTAATAAGGATTTGCCCACACAATTTATGGCAAGCGCATGGCGATTGTAGGATAAGAAACTATTATCGTAGTCATTTAATATAAAATGATTTTTCCCATCTAGTAAGTTTTTATTGCCAAAGTCATTTTCTAATTGTTTTGCTATATTTTGATCCATAGGCTAATTCCTCACATAAAAAATGGCTGGGATAGTAGGACTCGAACCTACGCTCTCCAGAGTCAGAATCTGGTGCCTTACCAACTTGGCTATATCCCAACAAGTATTATAATTATATCACTTATTTCTCAAGTAATAAAGCCTTTTAAAGATTCAGTTACTCTAACTTTTTAAAAATATCCATCATGCTTTCATTCTAGCTTTGTAAAAGCTTTTGATCAGTAGTTTTTCATGGATCATCCTCGCTTTTTATAAATTATTATAAAATTTAAAGTTTTCTTATTTTTTACCTTATCATGGGTAATTTTAACTCTTAATTTAATAAAAATCTTTTAATATATGATAATGAAAATCATTATTGACTATATGTCAAATTAATGTTATTATTATTTAGTAAATAGATAAAAAATAACTGCTATAAGAGGAGAGTTTATATGAAAAATAAAAATAGATTAGTTATTGCCAGTGTTCTATCACTTGGATTAGTTTTTAGCGCTTGTGGAAATGATCAAGCTAAAGAAGATAAGGCTTCCGAGGATACTAGTCAACAAGTAGAAGAATCTAAAGATAATTCTGCTGAAAATGATGACGCAAACAAAACAGATGATGAGTCTACAAAAACTGATGATAATAAAGCAGAAGAAAAAGAAGAAAGTGAAGAATCAGATGATGATGTAAGTTTGTCTGATTGGGATGGCAAATGGAATAGTATGTACGAATATTTAGAGGATGATGATATCCAACCAGCTTACGCAACTCTAGCTGAAAAAGATGGTGTTGAAGAAAGCAAGGCAAAGGATGATTATCTAGAAAAAAGAAAGACTGATTTTGCAGGTCTAGTTGTTGACGGCGATAAGATAACATTCTTGGATAATTTTCCAGATAAAGATGGAAAAACTATAGGTGAAGGAACTTACGAATTCTCTAAAACAGAAAATCAAATGGTAGGCGAACACAAAATAACTTGGAATATATTCGAAGCTACAAATGATGATGCCCCATATAAATATATGATCTTGATGGCTATAAATCCTGACGAAGATCTTGTACATTTCCACTTTAGATATGGTGATGATTTAGATGAAATACTAAATAAAGAAGGATGGTTCCCAACAGTAGTATCTCCAGAAACTACTAATGAACAATTGATAGAAGAAATTACAGAATAATTTAATTTTCACTTTCAAAATTTATGTTTTATCTCTACTAAGTAAGGTGTATGCTTGGAGCAAGCCTATAGGATTTCTCCAAGCTCTTACTTTTACTTATAATTGTATTCTTTTTTGATCAAGCTTAAATCCAAACATCCTACTAAATTAACATCCACTTCTACTAACCCTCTAAGTCAAATCTAACTTATTATCTAAATTAAAATTATATAGAAGACTTTAAAAGTAAAAAAAGGTAAAATTATTATAATGGACTATTTTTGTTAGGTCTTAATCTTCAACAGAGTAATTAAGTGAGCATTAATTAGTTACTAAAAAATTTAATAAATTAAGATAAAAATAATAAATGATAATGGAGGGTATATGTCAATTAATTATTTTATCGAATTATTGGGTGGTCTTGCCCTGTTTTTATATGGGATGGCTATGATGAGTAAGGGCCTAGAGCTTGCAGCTGGGGATAAGCTTCGTGTTATAATAGAAAAAATGACTTCTAATTTTTTCAAGGCTATCTTGGTCGGTATCATAGTTACTGGTATTATCCAATCTTCATCCGCAACCACAGTTATGGTTGTTGGCTTTGTAAACGCAGGACTGATGAATATCTACCAAGCTGTTGGGATAATAATGGGGGCAAATATTGGTACAACCATTACAGGACAGCTTGTTGCTTTAAATATTTCTGCCATAGCTCCTATAATTGCATTTATTGGCTTCGTATTGAATACTTTTGCTAAAAAAGAAAGGAAGACTTTTTTAGGACAAGCTATAATGGGACTTGGTTTTCTATTTATGGGTATGGAATTTATGAGCACGGCCATGGAGCCACTAAGGGATTATCCAGGTTTTGTCACACTTATGACCAAATTTCAAAATCCTTTCCTAGGAGTATTGGCTGGTACTATTATTACTGCTCTTATTCAATCGTCATCAGCATCTCTTGGTATCTTACAGGCTGTTGCTAACCAAGGTGTAATACCACTAAAATCATCTATGTACATAGTCTTTGGCTTTAATATAGGAACTTGTATTACATCAGTCCTATCTGCTCTTGGGTCATCCAAAAATGCAAAGAGAACAGCTTTAGCCCACGTGCTTTTTAATATCATAGGTACAATCATGTTCATTATTGTGGCTATGTTTATACCAATAGATGAAATTGTTCTAAGGCATTCAAGGGACTTGCCAGCTGCACAAATAGCAAATCTGCACACCTTGTTCAACTTTGCTACAACCATAATTCTAATTCCTTTTTCAAGAAAACTTGCAGACTTATCTGTAAGTCTTATTCCTGGCAAGGACAAGGAACAAGAAGAGATGAGCTTGCAATATATCAACAAGAATATAACAAAAGACGTAAATGCTACATTTACAGATGTTAGGGCTGAAATAAACAGACTATTGGCCATAGTAGATCTTAATTACGAAGATTCAATGGATATCCTGGTAGAATTTGACGAAGATAAATACCACGATATTTTCCACAGAGAAAAAATTATAAACCACTTAAATAAAGAAATATCTGCTTTTATAATAGATGCTCTATCCATGTCTATGGATGAAGATACATCAGCAAATTTCGTTTCTTATTTGAGAATATCAAGAAATCTAGAAAGAGTTGGCGATCATGCCAAAAATGTTGCAGATGTTGCAAAACTTAAAGCTGAACAAAAATTAGACTTCACAAACATAGCTTATGAAGATTTATACGCACTAAATGAATACACGATAAAAATGCTAAAGGCATTGAGAGAAGACTTACCAAAAGATGAAAGAGTAAAAATAGTAAGTGAATACTACAAAATTGTAGAAAGAGATGTAGAAAAATGTAGATATGAACATATGCTAAGAATGAGAGAAAGACAATGCGATCCAGAAAGCGGCTTAGTATACGAAAAAACTTTGACAGCTTTGGAAAGAATATCTTCCTACCTATCAAAAACAGCTAAAATATCCATATAAGAAATCGGCAGGAAATCTGTCGATTTTTTTGTGCAAACTTTAGCTAAAGTCCAATTATTTATTCGCAAATTTTGCAATTTTTTGTTTATCTTTTATATAATCGGGTAATTAAAAAATATATTTATACAGTAAAGCAAATTACAATTATTTGTTAATCAATAAATATTATTACAAAAATATTTGTGATTTATACATTTAGAAAAGATAGGGAAAGGAAAATTTATGAAATACAAAATAAGTTTAGCATTTGTTATTAGCTTGGCCCTACTTACATCATGTAATGGCGGGACCAATCAAAATGATAATAAGGCTGAGCTATCCCAAAGTGAAACAAAGGAAGATACTAGAGAAAAACCAGTCGAAACAGCCGAAGATAATGAAACAGAAAGTAAGGAAACTAAGGAAGAAGAGAAAGAATTAGAAACCAAGGAAGAAGAAAAGTTAAGCAAAGAAGAATTATTTAGCAAATTAAATGAACTTCCTAGTCTAGAATCCTATAAGATTGAAACTACCGCAGAAAAAATAGCAAAAGCAAATTCTGATAATCCAGAAGTAATAAGTTCCACTGATGCAAAGCTTGAATATATCAAAGAGCCACACATCTACCATGCCCTATATGAGATTCACGATCCTGCTGTAGGCGAAATGGAAACTGAAACATATCAAAATGGCAAAGTTGCTGTCACAAGGCAAGATGCTAGCGGGTGGATGAAAACCGAAATACCAGAAAACGAAGCAAATGACGAGAACAATATAATAGTAAACGAACTTGATGATTACTACACAGTAAGCGAAACTGATGAATACTATATTATAGAGATAGAAACCACTCCAGACAACCTTGAAGAAATTAAAGATCTTATAATGGGCGATGAATTCGAGCAAATATTTGATGGTGAACTAACAACTATAAGAATTAACCACAAATTTGACAAAGAAACCCTTTATCCAATCAGCTATGCTTTGGAAGCCGAGTCAATAAATGAAAATGGCGACTTAACCCTATATAAAAATAGCGATGTCTATAAAGAGGTAAATTCAGTAAAAGAAGTCCCTATACCTGATGAGGTAAAAGCTTTATTAGAAGAATAATATAGAAAAGGAAATTTTAAATGAAAGTTAAAAATGGAAAATTTTTAATATTAGCACTTGTTCTGTCGATTTTAACAGCTTGTAGTGGAAACAGTACCCAAACAAAAGAAACTAGTGAAGTTACAGCAAATGAAACAGAAAATATAGAGACTAAAGAAGAAAACAAGGAAGATGAGATAAGTGAGGAAGAATCTAAAGCTGATAATCCACAAGTAGATAATGAAGAAGAATCATAGGGCCTAAGCAAAGAAGAACTTTTTAATAAATTATCAGAGGAAGCTAGCTTGGATTCTTACAAGATTGACACAGCCACCCAACAAATAGCTAAGGCTAATTCTGACAATCCAGAAGAAGTAAATGGCACCGAAGGTTATGTAGAATTCAATAAAAAAGCTAATATCTACCACTCCCTATATACTATATCTGACCCTAGTGTAGGCCAAATGGAAATGGAATCCTATCTAGTTGATAATCTAATGGTTTATAGAAAAGATGACAGTGGATGGGTTAAAACTCCGATGACAGAGGACGGAGAAGATGTTTATAATGTTTCAGACACCGATAAAAATAGTAATAGGGTTTTTAAAGAACTTGAAGAATATTATGAGTTAAGTGAAAATTCTGATGATTATACCCTAGAATTAGAATCCAATCCTGAAAACATTAATGAAATGAAAGATATTATCTTGGGAGACACATCAGGTCAAGTATTTGTTGGCGAACTAACATCCATCAAGTCTTGGCATAAATTCCACAAGGATACTTTATATCCTATTTCTTATGATTTTGAGATAGAATTCACCGACGAAAACGGAGACGTTAGGTTATATAAGCACACTGCTGAATACAAAGAAATAAACGAAATATATGAAATTAATGTACCTGATGAAGTAAAAGCTTTATTAGAAGAATAATATAGAAAAGGAGATTAAAATGAAAGTTAAAAATGGAAAATATCTAATACTAACCCTTGCCCTGTCCATACTAACAGCTTGTAATGGTAATACCGAAGAAAGTACTCCTCCAAAAGAAACAAGTGAAGTTACGGCAAATGATACAGAAAATACAGCCACAAGCGACACAAGCATGGAAGATGAAAAAAGTGATGAAGAATCAAAGACTGACGATCAGCCAGTAGATGAAAAAGAAGAATCAGAAGAAATAAAAGAAGATGATGTCGATAAAGAAGACAAGATGGAAGAAGATCAAGAGGATAGTGAAGACTCAACTGAAAAAGAAGCCTTACTCGACCAAATAAAAACAGAAAATGACAAAGTAAGAAAAGTCCTCATGAAGACTAAGATTCAAAAGATAGACCCAGAAAATACTACTACCCAAACTTTTGATGCAGATGCCCTATATGGTGACGATTTGCAAGCTATAAAGGCTGATACAATTTCAGAATCAAGCGACGGATACTATCAAGAATTTACTTTTGATGAAAATGACAATACCAAAGCTACTATTTTAGAAAGACAAGCTGGCGAAGAAGAAACCACAGTGACAGAAGCAACAGTTGACAACTTTGACCTCCATCCAGACTACCATAGACTAATACAATCTGTCATGGACTTAAAAGATGAACTAGAAGTAAGTGAAGATAATCAAAGCATAAAGCTTAGTCTCAAAGAAGATGCAAAAGATGTTCTAAAACATATAGAAAGCGAATATAATATACAACTTACGCTAGTAGAAGAAGATGAAATAGAAAAATCAATGGAAATAGAATTTGATAAAGAAAGCAAATTGCTAAAGAGCATTAACCTTGAGCTAGATCCTCAAATAGACGAACTAAAGGACCACAAAATCACGATAGAATCCTTATTTACCGACCATGATTTTAATGGCAATTAAAATACCCAAAAGTCTATATACTCTCCAGTAAAGGTGGACCAAGAAAACTTGGTCCACTTTTTTTATTAATCTATCCTTTATAGCAAAACTAGCTAAAATAAATATTATCTAGTTACTATAAAGATAATATATCCCTTTGTAATCCAATTATTATATGATTTAATTTTAATGTGTTTCATATACATACACTAAAATGTGTATTTAATTAATAATTAATATCTGATAATATAAAACCATAAATAACGAGGAGGAATAAAATATGAAAAACACAAAAATTAAAATCCTAGGAATGGCACTATCAGCATCATTCGTACTATCATCTGTAGCACCAACGTTATCATCTGCTAATGCATTAAATACACCAGCCACTACTAACTATATAGAAATAGACCCAAATGCAGTAAGTCCAGAAACTATTACATCAATAATCAAAAAAGCAGAAGCATTAAAAAATATTATTAACCACATACCTGGTGGACAAGCTTATGCAAAGGCTATCGATATCATAATCAACGTTTTAAAGAAAGTTGATCCTGCAAAAGCAGCTAAAAAAGTAGAACTGGCTTCTGAAGCAATAGAAACTATCAAATTCTCTATTGAAGATATCCAAGGCAAAACAAAGAAAGCTCACGTTGATATAGGTCTTGAAATAACAAAAGAAGTATTAGTTCTAGCTGATCCTTTTGCAAGCAACCAAAAATTAGATAAGGCTATCGAAAACCTTAAAAATGCCAAAGAGCTAGCAAAAAATTCAGCTGATATAACTGACGAAGATGTAGCAACTATTTATGTTAAAAAAGATTTAAACAAAGCTATAGAAGAAGCTAAAAAATTAAAAAGAAGCAAAGAGACTACAAAAGAGCAAAAAGAAGAAATAAACCAAGCCATTAGAAAAGCAGTTCATACAAAAAACAAAGCTAAAGTTACAGTAGCAGAAATAAAGGCTGCAACAGCTGAATTACAAGAATTCTTAGATAACTTTGTAATAGGAGAAGAAGACGTAAGTCCTGAAGAAAACGACATTGCTGAAGTAAATGAAAGTCCAGACGAAGAAGAAATAACAGAGGAAGATACAGAAACTGAAGAAGAAGTAACTGAAAATCCAGAAGATGAAGAATTAATAGACCCAGAATTTAGTAATGTTACTTTAGATGAGATTGAATCTGTAGAAAATAATTAAAGCTTTAATCATTTCCTACTATAAAATAATAACCTGTAATAGCCTCCATTAAAATTGAAAAATTACTGATAATATAAAAAGACAAAGTCCCTTTATAAGAGCTTTGTCTTTTTTTAAATAAAAGTAAAAAAATTTCTCTATTCTTAATATCATATAATCTTCACAAACTTCATTCTTTATTCATAAAAGTTCACCTTTATTAGTAACATGTTTAAAAAGTAGCTAAGCAAAGTACATGTAAGGCCATTTTTTTGCCTCCATAATGTGAAAATAAGTCCAACTTCCACTAAGCTTACGTAGAGCTTTAATATGAGAATTGTGGTATTAACACAATATTTTTGTACTAAAAAGGTGATGTTTCAGAAGAGGTAAATCTATTATGTGCATTAGCTTTATTCATAAAATATTATAATCTTTCTAATTATTATATTATTTTAGTAATACAGGAAATTAAATCAAATTAAAGGCCAATATTCTTTTATAAATTAGACATTATTCTATTATAAGATTATCATCATTACAATAATGAAAACAATCGTATGGAATTATATTTTATGGTACAGTAATTTTAAACAACATTAAACTTTGGAGGAAATAAATGATTAGAGGAATTATTTTTGATTTTGATGGCGTCATAGTAGATACAGAAATTGTATCATATAGGATATATAAAAAGATATTATCTGATTTTGGTCATGACTTTACTAAATACGATTATGCCTATAATTTTTCCGGAAAAACCGAAGAGAAAAATGTAAATAATTTA
It contains:
- a CDS encoding ABC transporter ATP-binding protein; this encodes MLKVSDLHKNFDDHIIYNGFNLDINKGEIFALIGPNGIGKTSLIRMILGLDRDYSGNIDYNEFKIGYSPETPSFPEILTAMELLELIKNAHGASDDLEDLMRKVGLDSANKTKLSKYSKGMIQRLAVAQSLIGNPDIILLDEPSSGLDFFGQMAMQDLIKSLKSSDKAIVLNSHLLWDVERICDRGVIIMGPDSFKYFTRDDFKEKSLADIFIDFGREVNYDPR
- a CDS encoding DUF6612 family protein translates to MKYKISLAFVISLALLTSCNGGTNQNDNKAELSQSETKEDTREKPVETAEDNETESKETKEEEKELETKEEEKLSKEELFSKLNELPSLESYKIETTAEKIAKANSDNPEVISSTDAKLEYIKEPHIYHALYEIHDPAVGEMETETYQNGKVAVTRQDASGWMKTEIPENEANDENNIIVNELDDYYTVSETDEYYIIEIETTPDNLEEIKDLIMGDEFEQIFDGELTTIRINHKFDKETLYPISYALEAESINENGDLTLYKNSDVYKEVNSVKEVPIPDEVKALLEE
- a CDS encoding helix-turn-helix domain-containing protein; protein product: MTLVKLHIRENLSKSSFVIFAIIGILITAFVSSSISLSAPGVNSNSEYSQYATAWTLTNMLAALAAITLSMGSFRKHLYSGLVDILKVHGKSLDKQVSEIIRADVIISIAMGLILLVGMVINVIINRPSIDLNPKIRNTDGGVFCMPKYTNEFKIKLVMEYLSGKSGGQEKVAEKYNVPKDTLREWINKYKSGGFDNLSKKLKNNKFSSEFKLSVIQYRQINNTSLRETAQHFNLVNGSMVYRWEKAYEERGLSGLEDNRGRPKKDMTKSNKKQKNNTPINESEREELIRLREENRLLKMKIIYEKKLQALLLEEEAEARKRQR
- a CDS encoding CAMP factor family pore-forming toxin (The term CAMP (Christie, Atkins, Munch-Petersen) factor is used for toxins encoded in group A and B Streptococcus, but expressed well enough to give a positive CAMP test only in GBS. Related toxins are found in Propionibacterium acnes and other bacterial species.), producing MKNTKIKILGMALSASFVLSSVAPTLSSANALNTPATTNYIEIDPNAVSPETITSIIKKAEALKNIINHIPGGQAYAKAIDIIINVLKKVDPAKAAKKVELASEAIETIKFSIEDIQGKTKKAHVDIGLEITKEVLVLADPFASNQKLDKAIENLKNAKELAKNSADITDEDVATIYVKKDLNKAIEEAKKLKRSKETTKEQKEEINQAIRKAVHTKNKAKVTVAEIKAATAELQEFLDNFVIGEEDVSPEENDIAEVNESPDEEEITEEDTETEEEVTENPEDEELIDPEFSNVTLDEIESVENN
- a CDS encoding Na/Pi cotransporter family protein, which translates into the protein MSINYFIELLGGLALFLYGMAMMSKGLELAAGDKLRVIIEKMTSNFFKAILVGIIVTGIIQSSSATTVMVVGFVNAGLMNIYQAVGIIMGANIGTTITGQLVALNISAIAPIIAFIGFVLNTFAKKERKTFLGQAIMGLGFLFMGMEFMSTAMEPLRDYPGFVTLMTKFQNPFLGVLAGTIITALIQSSSASLGILQAVANQGVIPLKSSMYIVFGFNIGTCITSVLSALGSSKNAKRTALAHVLFNIIGTIMFIIVAMFIPIDEIVLRHSRDLPAAQIANLHTLFNFATTIILIPFSRKLADLSVSLIPGKDKEQEEMSLQYINKNITKDVNATFTDVRAEINRLLAIVDLNYEDSMDILVEFDEDKYHDIFHREKIINHLNKEISAFIIDALSMSMDEDTSANFVSYLRISRNLERVGDHAKNVADVAKLKAEQKLDFTNIAYEDLYALNEYTIKMLKALREDLPKDERVKIVSEYYKIVERDVEKCRYEHMLRMRERQCDPESGLVYEKTLTALERISSYLSKTAKISI
- a CDS encoding ZinT/AdcA family metal-binding protein; the encoded protein is MKNKNRLVIASVLSLGLVFSACGNDQAKEDKASEDTSQQVEESKDNSAENDDANKTDDESTKTDDNKAEEKEESEESDDDVSLSDWDGKWNSMYEYLEDDDIQPAYATLAEKDGVEESKAKDDYLEKRKTDFAGLVVDGDKITFLDNFPDKDGKTIGEGTYEFSKTENQMVGEHKITWNIFEATNDDAPYKYMILMAINPDEDLVHFHFRYGDDLDEILNKEGWFPTVVSPETTNEQLIEEITE